One part of the Arthrobacter sp. B1I2 genome encodes these proteins:
- a CDS encoding LacI family DNA-binding transcriptional regulator — translation MARFVTTGRTGTVALVLSDITNPVFFDLVRGAERTTALEGQTLVVAETQGSSVIEQETVDRLLPTVDGIILASSRLDKDQIRNLSEQKNIVLVNRNVDAVPCVLPQLQPGIREAVNHLAGLGHTSLAFLPGPTAIWMSRQRLKLLQEEVARVGMSLVATSPAEPTMEGGRKALAEVLDTGATAVIAYTDLMAIGLLLACKDEKIPVPGKLSIIGFDDVFGSRFTSPPLTTIRTPLALMGEEAVRRLTAENSEEITLPSGMLQTEFVLRKSSGPSPQAAQS, via the coding sequence ATGGCTCGTTTTGTCACGACCGGCCGAACCGGGACGGTTGCTCTCGTATTGTCCGACATCACCAATCCTGTGTTCTTTGACCTGGTGCGAGGAGCGGAACGGACAACTGCCCTAGAAGGGCAAACGCTGGTCGTGGCTGAGACGCAAGGATCAAGCGTTATTGAGCAGGAAACAGTTGACAGATTACTGCCCACAGTCGATGGCATCATCCTCGCGTCCTCCAGGTTGGATAAGGATCAAATTCGTAACCTGAGTGAACAGAAGAACATAGTCCTCGTAAATCGAAATGTGGACGCCGTACCCTGTGTCCTACCACAACTGCAGCCCGGAATTCGCGAAGCTGTGAATCACCTCGCCGGACTCGGTCATACATCCTTGGCCTTTCTCCCGGGACCCACCGCCATTTGGATGAGTCGCCAGCGGTTAAAACTGCTACAGGAGGAAGTAGCCCGGGTCGGAATGTCCCTCGTGGCCACAAGCCCTGCAGAACCAACCATGGAAGGCGGCCGCAAAGCACTCGCTGAAGTCCTGGATACGGGCGCAACTGCAGTCATCGCCTACACCGACCTCATGGCGATCGGTCTCCTACTTGCCTGCAAAGACGAGAAGATTCCCGTCCCCGGCAAGCTAAGCATCATAGGCTTCGATGACGTTTTTGGTTCACGCTTCACATCGCCACCTCTCACCACGATACGCACACCCCTCGCCCTGATGGGTGAAGAAGCAGTTCGGCGATTGACCGCGGAAAATTCTGAAGAGATCACGCTCCCCAGCGGAATGCTCCAAACCGAGTTCGTACTTCGCAAATCTAGCGGTCCATCTCCTCAAGCAGCCCAGAGCTGA
- a CDS encoding malate synthase G has product MMERKERVQAGGLFVDAELHRFVEEEVLPDSGIEAEQFWTGFSQIVSDLTPKNRELLARRDELQAQIDQWHVRNPAPFDTNAYTAFLETIGYILPEPEDVHVVTAGVEPEVAIVAGPQLVVPVSNARYALNAANARWGSLYDALYGTDALAPVTESKGFDPARGQTVVSHVRRLLDEFFPLTTGSHTHSAGYSVQDGALTVELPDGAFSGLVRPELFVGYRGEASSPSAILLRHHGLHLEIVIDPSTEVGRADAAGISDVLLESALTTIIDFEDSVSAVDAEDKVLCYRNWLGLNRGDLTDTFEKRGNVVVRRLEADRVYTAANGAGEITVPGRALLFVRNVGHLMSTDAVLDARGDEIGEGIMDAVLTTLTALPGRDSSNPLRNGSEGSIYIVKPKMHGPEEVAFTVELFRRVEELFGLPANTLKLGLMDEERRTSINLKACIAEARERLVFINTGFLDRSGDEIHTSMHAGPIVRKAELRNQAWIEAYEDQNVDIGVEAGMPGRGQIGKGMWAMPDLMAAMLEQKVAHPLAGATTAWVPSPTAATLHAIHYHRVDVAARQREVTAGGRRSAVPILLTLPIVVNPAWSQAERQEELDNNMQSLLGYVVRWIDQGVGCSKVPDIHDVALMEDRATLRISSQHIANWLRHGVISDEDVNGSLQRMAAVVDAQNAADPLYRPMLPNTDDSIAFRCAADLVFEGSQQPNGYTEPLLHERRREAKAKLNGARLPLPRNY; this is encoded by the coding sequence ATGATGGAACGGAAAGAACGCGTTCAAGCAGGAGGGCTTTTCGTAGATGCGGAACTGCATCGTTTCGTTGAAGAGGAAGTCCTTCCCGACTCGGGTATTGAAGCAGAGCAGTTCTGGACAGGTTTTTCTCAGATCGTCAGTGATCTGACACCGAAAAACCGCGAACTACTTGCCCGGCGTGACGAGCTGCAGGCGCAGATAGACCAATGGCATGTGAGAAACCCCGCCCCGTTCGATACGAACGCATACACGGCCTTCCTTGAAACCATCGGCTACATCCTGCCGGAGCCAGAGGACGTGCATGTGGTAACTGCGGGAGTAGAGCCGGAAGTGGCCATCGTTGCAGGCCCTCAGCTGGTTGTCCCCGTCTCCAACGCCCGCTACGCCCTCAATGCCGCAAACGCCCGCTGGGGCTCTCTTTACGATGCCCTATACGGCACCGACGCATTAGCTCCCGTCACAGAATCCAAGGGATTCGACCCAGCACGCGGCCAGACGGTGGTGTCCCACGTCCGTCGTCTGCTGGACGAATTTTTCCCCTTGACCACGGGTAGTCACACCCATTCGGCGGGATACAGTGTGCAGGACGGGGCATTGACGGTAGAGCTGCCAGATGGGGCATTCAGCGGTCTAGTCCGGCCTGAACTTTTCGTAGGTTACCGGGGCGAGGCCAGCTCCCCCTCGGCAATCCTTCTACGCCATCATGGGCTTCACCTTGAGATTGTCATCGACCCCTCCACAGAAGTGGGACGGGCGGATGCGGCAGGCATCTCCGACGTCCTTCTGGAATCGGCCCTCACGACGATCATCGACTTCGAGGATTCAGTATCCGCTGTGGACGCTGAGGATAAGGTCCTGTGTTACCGGAATTGGCTGGGGCTAAATCGCGGTGACTTGACGGATACTTTCGAAAAACGCGGCAACGTTGTTGTACGCCGTCTTGAAGCGGACCGGGTGTACACGGCAGCAAACGGTGCCGGAGAGATTACTGTTCCGGGACGCGCGCTTCTTTTCGTCCGTAATGTCGGACACCTCATGAGTACGGACGCTGTGCTCGATGCCAGGGGCGACGAGATTGGCGAAGGCATCATGGACGCGGTACTCACTACGCTGACCGCACTGCCCGGGCGGGATTCCTCCAATCCCCTGCGGAACGGGTCCGAAGGATCCATCTACATCGTCAAACCGAAAATGCACGGCCCCGAAGAGGTGGCGTTCACGGTCGAACTCTTCAGGCGGGTCGAGGAGCTCTTTGGACTGCCCGCAAACACCCTTAAGCTCGGCCTCATGGATGAGGAACGGCGAACCAGCATTAACTTGAAGGCTTGCATAGCGGAGGCCAGGGAACGCCTGGTCTTTATCAACACCGGTTTCCTTGACCGATCCGGCGATGAAATACACACATCAATGCACGCCGGGCCGATCGTCCGCAAAGCGGAGTTGCGGAATCAGGCCTGGATTGAGGCCTATGAGGACCAAAACGTCGACATCGGGGTAGAGGCCGGCATGCCCGGACGCGGCCAAATCGGCAAGGGCATGTGGGCGATGCCCGACCTCATGGCGGCGATGCTGGAACAGAAAGTCGCCCACCCCCTTGCGGGCGCCACCACGGCGTGGGTACCGTCCCCCACTGCAGCGACACTTCATGCCATCCACTACCACCGTGTGGATGTTGCTGCGCGGCAACGCGAAGTTACCGCAGGCGGTCGGCGGAGCGCCGTGCCGATTCTTCTGACACTCCCGATCGTGGTCAACCCAGCGTGGTCGCAGGCCGAACGCCAGGAGGAACTGGATAACAACATGCAATCGTTGTTGGGATACGTTGTCCGCTGGATCGACCAAGGAGTGGGATGTTCCAAGGTGCCGGACATCCATGACGTGGCGCTCATGGAGGACCGGGCGACCCTGCGCATATCGAGCCAGCACATCGCTAACTGGCTCCGCCATGGAGTCATTAGCGACGAGGACGTAAACGGAAGCCTTCAGCGGATGGCCGCCGTCGTGGACGCCCAAAACGCCGCGGACCCACTGTACCGCCCCATGCTCCCCAACACCGACGACAGCATCGCTTTCCGATGCGCTGCCGACCTCGTGTTTGAAGGGAGTCAGCAACCCAACGGCTATACGGAACCTCTCCTGCATGAGCGGCGAAGGGAAGCCAAAGCGAAGCTCAACGGGGCAAGACTACCCCTGCCGCGAAACTACTAA
- a CDS encoding LacI family DNA-binding transcriptional regulator, protein MTIYDIAKEAGVSPSTVSRVFSRPERVSAATAKRIRDAAAALNFRINPLARALPTGRTGTLGLLLSDITNPVYFNLVRGAGRVASAEGYTLVLAESQEVPGLEAQAVERLLSLVDGLVLVGARLKDEDILRFAERKPVVLVNRTIASVPHVVPDITPGIKAAINHLVSYGHRSVAFLSGPATSWMSKWRWETIMDEALQCGMSVVEIGPSSPTFEGGAEGLRRVRASGVTAVLTFNDVMAIGLLTACEDAGIAVPEELSIVGFDDIFVSEFTAPSLTSIRTPLGEAGENAFRRLVSTLKGIDEEVPSDLATGLIIRKSTGPSRRN, encoded by the coding sequence GTGACTATCTACGACATCGCCAAGGAGGCCGGTGTCAGCCCTTCGACTGTATCCCGGGTGTTTAGCAGGCCCGAACGGGTCAGCGCGGCAACAGCAAAGCGCATACGCGATGCTGCTGCAGCATTGAATTTCCGTATCAATCCGCTGGCTCGGGCACTGCCGACTGGACGAACAGGGACCTTGGGACTCCTTTTGTCGGACATCACAAATCCGGTCTACTTTAATCTGGTCCGGGGAGCCGGGAGAGTTGCCTCGGCGGAGGGATATACCCTCGTCCTGGCAGAGTCGCAGGAAGTACCGGGTCTGGAGGCCCAGGCAGTTGAACGACTTCTAAGCCTCGTTGACGGTCTTGTGCTGGTTGGAGCGCGGTTGAAGGACGAAGATATTCTCCGGTTCGCCGAACGCAAACCTGTGGTGCTGGTCAACCGGACCATCGCATCGGTTCCTCATGTTGTCCCGGATATCACCCCAGGCATCAAAGCTGCCATCAACCATCTCGTCAGCTACGGTCACAGGTCCGTCGCTTTTCTTTCGGGTCCAGCAACATCCTGGATGAGTAAGTGGCGATGGGAAACCATTATGGACGAAGCGCTGCAGTGCGGGATGAGCGTCGTCGAGATCGGACCAAGCAGCCCGACTTTTGAAGGTGGGGCGGAGGGGCTCAGACGGGTTCGGGCCTCCGGCGTTACGGCAGTGCTTACCTTCAATGATGTGATGGCGATTGGTTTGCTGACAGCATGTGAGGATGCCGGCATCGCCGTGCCAGAGGAGCTTAGCATCGTCGGCTTCGATGATATTTTTGTCTCGGAGTTCACTGCGCCGTCCCTGACCTCAATTCGGACTCCACTGGGAGAGGCAGGGGAGAATGCCTTCCGGCGCCTCGTATCAACCTTGAAGGGGATCGATGAGGAGGTCCCGTCTGATCTTGCCACTGGCCTCATTATTCGAAAGTCCACGGGCCCTTCTCGGCGGAATTAG
- a CDS encoding TetR family transcriptional regulator, with translation MGIRERTRELVKAELATAILAVFIERGYAAVTVDDAARAVGISRATFFRYFGSKEDVVVASVESAKIDYLAGIEAMPAGQRSSGWGLLRAAIEPVVQAATQEPESLRARLRLIASEPALKSRLRERRAANTDALSAALSKHMDDDLSARVLATAGLAAVDIAWEEWTPREDADFRTIVNDIFERLETACQDHEKR, from the coding sequence ATGGGAATACGGGAGAGAACCCGCGAGCTGGTCAAGGCGGAACTGGCGACGGCCATACTCGCGGTGTTCATCGAACGCGGGTATGCGGCAGTGACGGTCGATGATGCCGCCCGGGCGGTAGGGATCTCGCGTGCTACGTTCTTCCGTTACTTCGGCAGCAAGGAAGATGTGGTTGTCGCATCGGTCGAAAGCGCCAAGATTGACTATCTGGCAGGCATCGAGGCGATGCCGGCGGGGCAGCGTTCCAGCGGTTGGGGACTCCTACGCGCCGCGATCGAACCTGTCGTGCAGGCTGCCACTCAAGAGCCTGAAAGCCTACGCGCTAGGCTCCGGCTGATTGCCAGTGAACCCGCTCTGAAATCGCGGCTTCGGGAGCGACGGGCAGCGAATACGGACGCCCTTTCCGCCGCCCTTTCTAAACACATGGACGATGACCTTTCGGCCCGCGTGCTGGCCACTGCCGGCCTCGCCGCCGTCGATATCGCCTGGGAGGAATGGACGCCCCGGGAAGACGCTGACTTCCGCACGATCGTCAACGACATCTTCGAGCGGCTTGAAACGGCCTGCCAGGACCATGAAAAGCGCTAA
- a CDS encoding GlcG/HbpS family heme-binding protein, with protein sequence MAKENTMQDYVESFAVSYPAAARAVSLALEEGQRQGVLVAVTVVDPTMGLVAFGRADGSMPHSVETSRRKANTAASSRRPSGWMQGDFALTLPMGTDNLLTNIRGGFPITFDGRHLGGLGVAGGTPDQDAEIGLAVLKALRSEVQAV encoded by the coding sequence TTGGCCAAGGAGAACACCATGCAAGACTACGTTGAATCATTCGCAGTGAGCTATCCAGCAGCCGCCCGCGCTGTTTCCCTCGCCTTGGAAGAAGGGCAACGTCAGGGCGTCCTGGTCGCAGTGACCGTCGTTGATCCCACGATGGGCCTTGTCGCCTTCGGTCGAGCAGACGGTTCCATGCCCCACAGTGTCGAAACTTCCCGGCGCAAGGCGAACACCGCGGCATCCTCCAGGAGGCCCAGCGGATGGATGCAAGGAGACTTTGCACTCACCCTTCCCATGGGCACGGACAACCTGCTCACAAATATCCGCGGTGGCTTTCCCATAACATTCGACGGGCGTCATCTGGGAGGTCTGGGCGTCGCCGGAGGAACCCCAGACCAGGACGCCGAGATCGGCCTCGCAGTCTTGAAAGCACTTCGCAGTGAGGTGCAAGCGGTCTAG